CTACTGATTGGATGCGGGGGCTTCACCGCCTACCAATTCCTGACAAACTCCGAATGCTATATAATGTTCACTAACAGTGAGGGCATGGGTGCTAAGGTCCATGTCCGAGAGGGAAAGAACCCAGACCATCAGCTAAGGTCCCCAAATATATGCTAAGTTGAAAAAACGAGGTTTGTCTGCCCAGACAGCTAGGATGTTGGCTTGGAAGCAGCCATTCATTTAAAGAGTGCGTAACAGCTCACTAGTCGAGCGGACGAGCATGGATAATAATCGGGCATAAGCATATTACCGAAGCTATGGATTTGTAATTTATTACAAGTGGTAGGGGAGCATTCTAACAGGGCCGAAGGTGTATCGTGAGGTATGCTGGACCGGTTAGAAAAGAAAATGTAGGCATAAGTAACGATAATGCGGGCGAGAAACCCGCACACCGAAAGACTAAGGTTTCCTCAGCTATGCTAATCAGCTGAGGGTTAGTCGGGTCCTAAGGCGAACCCGAAAGGGACAGTCGATGGCCAACGGGTTAATATTCCCGTACTACTGATAACTGTGATGGGGTGACGGAGTGATGAAAGTGTCGCGAACTGACGGAATAGTTCGTTGAAGGCTGTAGCTATATTCTCGATAGGCAAATCCGTTGAGAATGGCAAAGGCCGATAGTACTCGGAGTCTTCGGACAAAGAGATAGTACACCTAAGGGCTTCCAAGAAAAACCTCTAAACTTCAGGTTATTAGTACCCGTACCGTAAACCGACACAGGTAGTCGAGGAGAGAATCCTAAGGTGCTCGAGAGATTCATGGCTAAGGAATTAGGCAAAATAGACCTGTAACTTCGGGAGAAAGGTCGCCAGCGCAAGCTGGCCGCAGTGAAGAGGTCCAGGCGACTGTTTATCAAAAACACAGGGCTCTGCAAAATCGTAAGATGAAGTATAGGGCCTGACACCTGCCCGGTGCTGGAAGGTTAAGAGGAGATGTTATCTTCGGAGAAGCATTGAATTGAAGCCCCAGTAAACGGCGGCCGTAACTATAACGGTCCTAAGGTAGCGAAATTCCTTGTCGGGTAAGTTCCGACCTGCACGAATGGTGTAACGATCTGGACACTGTCTCAGCCATGAGCTCGGTGAAATTGTAGTATCGGTGAAGATGCCGATTACCCGCAGTGGGACGAAAAGACCCTGTGCACCTTTACTATAGCTTAGTATTGACTTTGGATAAGTGATGTGTAGGATAGGTGGGAGACTTCGATCCAGCGTCGCCAGGCGTTGGTTAGTCATTGTTGAAATACCACCCTTTGCTTATCTGAAGCCTAACCCCGTATTGCGGGGGACATTGCTTGGTGGGTAGTTTGACTGGGGTGGTCGCCTCCAAAAGAGTAACGGAGGCTTCTAAAGGTTCCCTCAGTACGCTTGGTAACCGTGCGTAGAGTGCAATGGCATAAGGGAGCTTGACTGAGAGACATACAGGTCGATCAGGTACGAAAGTAGAGCATAGTGATCCGGTGGTTCCGCATGGAAGGGCCATCGCTCAAAGGATAAAAGGTACGCCGGGGATAACAGGCTGATCTCCCCCAAGAGCTCATATCGACGGGGGGGTTTGGCACCTCGATGTCGGCTCGTCACATCCTGGGGCTGGAGAAGGTCCCAAGGGTTGGGCTGTTCGCCCATTAAAGTGGCACGCGAGCTGGGTTCAGAACGTCGTGAGACAGTTCGGTCTCTATCTACTGTGGGCGTTAGAAATTTGAGTGGATCTGACTCTAGTACGAGAGGACCGAGTTGGACAAACCTCTAGTGTATCTGTTGTCCCGCCAGGGGCATCGCAGAGTAGCTACGTTTGGAAGGGATAAGCGCTGAAAGCATATAAGCGCGAAACCCACCACAAGATGAGATTTCTTTTAAGGGTCGTGGAAGATGACCACGTTGATAGGCTATAGATGTAAAGGCAGTAATGTCATAGTCGAGTAGTACTAATAACCCGTAAGCTTATGTACGAATCCTCCCGGGCAACCGGGAGGGTGCAACTTTCTAAAAATAGTAAATAAAAATACTTTCTTTATCTCAGTATGTTAAGATATTGTCTGTTGTTTTGCATCAATTTATGGTGTATTAATAATAGAAAGATTGCCCAAAGCAATTGTAACGACTTAAGGTGGTTATTGCGGCGGGGCTCACCTCTTCCCATCCCGAACAGAGAAGTTAAGCCCGCCTGCGCAGATGGTACTGCAGTTATGTGGGAGAGTATGTCGTCGCCTTTCTTTTAAAAACCCTTCATCTATGATGAAGGGTTTTTTGTTTTACAAACTTCTGTACAACAAAATAATACAAAACAAACAACAAAAGTGTAGCATTTTTGGGTACGACTTCCCCATAGTGTAGAAATAAAACTGCTTTTTTAGATTTCCATAAAGCATACGAAACTTCATAAAGTATTGTAATACAGCAGTTAAACGACAAGCTTGAGTAAAGAGCTGTGTTTGGTATAGTTCTTTCATACTGATTATACAGAGAACAAGTATAACCTATAAAATATAGCATTATGAAAAATTTATTTTTAACAGCCGCTTTAGTAATCGCCTTATCGTTTAATGCCGCTGCTAACACAGTAACTGAAACAACGTCTACAAAGACTACTATCCACCAGGAGAAAGAATATAAAAGAATCGACGGATCGGAAGTATCCCAGGAAGCGCTTCAAAATATCTCTAAAAAATATGGAGGTTATAGCATGGAAGAAGCGTATGTAGCTGCTGATGGAGAATACAAATTGGTACTCTCGAAAGACGGGCAAAAAGTAACCGCACTCTTTACCGCTGCCGGTGAATTTGTGAAGGAAGCTTAAAAAAAAGCCCTATAACAGTTCTAACCATAAAACAAAGAAAGCCAATGATTTTATCATTGGCTTTCTTTGTTTTATGGACTTGCAGTAATTATTTGATGTTGGCCTTCAATTTAAGGCATAAATGATTAATTGTGGTATTAAATCCAATTGTTGCTTTAAAACAGTACATAATCCCTTAGAATTTACTGATAGCATTTTAATGAGCATAGTAAACCAGATCTTACTCTGATAAGATCACCAATAAGATTCAGTTTGGACTAGATTATGATTGTGTAAATAGATTTAGGCGATAGAGATATAAAATTATAGGTATAAAAAAATCCCGGTAAAGCCGGGATTTTTCTTTTCTGGATCATCTTTTATTTAAATAAACCATCAGAATTGACACTGTATTTAACTATTTTATATTTCTTATTTTCATCTTTTAATAAGCCAATGGTTTCTTTTGACTTATCATTTTCATAGATGACTTCATATACTAATGTACAAGTTGATAGTGAATTGGTTCCTACAGTATTAGTGGATTGCCAATCAATCAACTTGCGGGATTGATAAGTTCCAAGTGCACTTGTTTTTTTAAAAAAAAGATTGAGTTGCTCTTTAGATGTTATTTTATACAACTCATCTGAGAATAAAGCATCAGCAGAATCTAAATCCTTATTTTTTAGTGATTCATAGAGTTGATCAGCCACTTTTTCGGCTTTGATTTTCTCAGCGTCTTCGTTAAAATTCGTTCCGTTAATGTTGCAACTGACGAGTGTTAGACTCAGGATGGAGAAAAGAATAAAGATTGTCTTCATAATAATAGGTTTGCATTAATTGATAGCCAAAGGTAGTATTCTTCCTATAAACATCAAATTGAAATGTTTTTCCTTTTTTAACAATAGAATCACCTAATTTTAAGTCATATTCAGCTATCCCTGCTATTGAATCTATACGTATTTCATTGTCCACATAAAATGCGGTAGATTTCTGCTGCAACTTACTTCGTTTTACAATGATTGAATGTAATGAACTATCATAAAATTTATCAGCATTCTTATATTCATATACGCTAAGAATGGCTATGCTCCCAAACAAAATCAAAAGTGCAATGCAAAGCTGTAGGGTAAAATTATTTTTGATGAAGGAGTTAATTTTCATTGGTTTGATATGAAATCTTTATTTTTAATATTCTTTTGATTGCGTCGTGAAAGAGACTAATGGCTATTTGTCAATTTCAGGATGGAAAAAAGAATAAGTCTTTGTGTCATAAATATAAGCATGTATTAACTGATACTTAAAGGCACCATTCTTTCGGTAAACATCAAATTTTTTAGATTGCGCTTTTTTTACTATAGAATCGCCTATTTTTAGATCAAACTTAAAATCGCTAAAAGAGTCTATTTGTATTCCATTATCTAAATAAAAACTTGTAGATCTGACTTGCCAGTTACTACGATTTATAATAATTGAATTCGATGGGTTCCTATAAAAGTTTGTAGTAACTCTATAGGAATGAATTATCATTGTAATAATTAATACAATTATAATTGCAATTGGAATATAGATTCGAACCCATCGGGTATTCCTTAGCTTAAAATGATTTATAGCACTTATAAGATTCATGAAGAGAGGGTCAACGGGATTATTTTGAATAGGGTATAGTGTCCCTACCTAAGACACTACAAAATATTCAACTCCAGATCGCTTATTTTAAAGCCATCCGGGGTCGCAATCACTACAAGATTGACACAGTTGGGTTCAGGTTCTTCAGTAGCGGTATAACACATTGTATAACTGTCTTTATCAGCTGTCTTTTTGATCTTAAATGTTTTGAGCCATTCCGGATTACAGTCCTGCGCATTTAGAAACGGATCGGAATCCAACTGTGCAGCGGCTATTTTTTTGTACAGTTCCGGTGTGCAGTATTTTTGTAAGAGTGCAGTTCTTTGGTCTTCTGCGGATTCCGGCAATTCGAGGCATTGATTTAAATATTTGGTATAAAAAGATTCTAACATAGCGATAGCTTCTTTTTCAGGATCGGTAGAAAGCTCTTTGGGAGCTTCGGTAGTAGTAGTAGTTTGGGGTTCAACTTTATTAGTACAGGCTACGATAGATAGTATTACGAGGGCACTCCATATTTTTTGCATTAGATCTGGGATTAGGTTAGCGCAACAAATAAACAAAAAAGCGCACAAACTCTCTGCTTTTATGCGTCGAAATTAACCTCAGATTTGGCGCTGACCCGTACGATGCGAATTTTAGCACTATTTCTCTAACGAACCACATTAGCACACAGGTTAAAGGGATATTTTAATACCGGGATTGGAACAATTTTGAGAGCACTGTCTGTAAAGCCAAAGTTAATGTACTCCGAAATTGCCGTAATACAGTTGTACGCATGGGGGCAAACGATAAAAAAAATTGCAAAAAAGTTGATTGTTGCAATCGCTACCGTAAAATAGTACAGCAGGAAAATCTTTGAAACCTTAGAAGTCAAAACTATTGTTGAAGCACTTTCGTATGCGATCCACAATAAGATGATTTAAAAAAAGAAGTAGCCTTGACAGGACAAATGTCGAACTTTTTCTTGGAAGATTTAGAAAAAATATTAAATATTTTTAAAAACTCTGATATATAGAACTCTGATTTTGGATAAATGCCACCAATTGCATGAACTGCGTAAAGCAAAGAAAACCTTTACCATGCATCATGTTTTTTATATTCTAAGTGACGTTCAGCAATTTCTAAATCGCTACTTTACCCTTGCTATTTAAATCATGCTCTATTAGATGATGTTTCCGGAAAAAGATAAGGGGACTGAGATAGTTAAAAGCCGTAATAATAAAAAAAACCAGCCTATAAAGACTGGTCGGATTAAAGTGTGGTATTTGAAATAGAGACTAACTCAAAAAATTAAAAATACTAAAAAGATAGGATAAAGATTATAATAATATAAATTTTTAATGGTATTCAAGCTACTCCATTTTAGAAATGATAGTGTAGACCTTTCAATGATGTCTCATTGAAAATCATATTTAATACAATAGCTGGTGTCTGTCTAGATTCTAATTACAATTGAGCCAATCACTATCGCCTATTTTATTATTGGCTTTAATTGTGTTTTTAGAGTATTTTAGATAGGTCTGAATAGCGTCTACATAATTCAATAATTCATCATTGCTAGACTTAGTATCATCAAGAAATGCAATCAATTCTATTAACGATTCTCTCAAATTGCTAAAGGTTAGTAACTTAATTTGATTTCCCTTCTTTAAAACAATTAATTTGCGACGATGTGAATTAAATGTTGATATTAAAAAAACGCCGTTTGATTCTTTTTCAAAATCAGTCCCTTTTAATAATTCAGAAGACCTTAATAAAGGATCTTGTTTTTGGTTTTGTTCTATTGTACCCATTTTATGCATATACTCCTTTGCTAATCTTGTAGCACAATTATCATTGGTAATTTTAATCGAGTCTGGCACTGCTTGAGCATTTACCGAATGTATGCCAATCATCATCCATAGAAACCCGACTGTGAGAATTAAGTTTTTCATTTTATTATTTTTTTAACTCGTCAATAATTTTATCAGAAATTTTAGTTGCAGGCCCTTCCTCATTGCTGGGATTTTTATATCCATTTAGCATATCCTGTGGAGTTGCGTGTTCTATTTCATGTCCAAAAATAACGCCCATTAGTTGGGTGAAAGTTGTGTTTTTTGGCAACTCTTTTCCATAAACACCTGCACCACCTTTGGCATTACCATCAATTAATGCACCAGCATTTTTTGTATACAAAGTTATTTCAAATCCTGCGGGCTTCAAACCGACAACCTTGCCTGTTTCGTCCTTCATTTGGGCTACGTTGCCATTCTTTGAAAGTACTGGCCCTGTTTCACCAGCAATCATTTTTCCATTTTCATCTTTTGGAGTATTTTGAGTATCTATTATTACAGTTGTAGGAATGTCCGAATTTACAAGTTTGTTAAATTGTTCTCTACCCGTAGCTGTTTCTTGTAAAGCATTCCCTATATTTCTGTCATTTTTAGTCGCATGCTCAGTGTAATCTCCTTTGCCTCCGTTTGCTTTCGGATCATAAACTAGTTGTCCTGCTTTATTTCTCCAGTCGTCAGCAGCTCTTCCGTCAGGATCAATATTAGACATTGGATTGTTTTTCCCATAATTATATGGCGACCAACTCGAAAATTCTTCACTTAATGGATCAATTGCCATCCATCTACCTGCAGTATCTCCAATCGGTTGTGCGTCTACACTTAATGTATCAACTATGATTCTGCCAACAATTTCTTTTTTATCAACGTGCCAACGCATCGTGCCAATCGTTACAATACTATCAAGATCTTGAACTTCTAAATATTTCCCCTTACTTAAGGTAGCAACTTGTGCTTTACTACCATATTTTATGAAAGGATTTCCTGCTTGAA
The Flavobacterium kingsejongi genome window above contains:
- a CDS encoding DUF3828 domain-containing protein, whose product is MQKIWSALVILSIVACTNKVEPQTTTTTEAPKELSTDPEKEAIAMLESFYTKYLNQCLELPESAEDQRTALLQKYCTPELYKKIAAAQLDSDPFLNAQDCNPEWLKTFKIKKTADKDSYTMCYTATEEPEPNCVNLVVIATPDGFKISDLELNIL